CGGCACCGACCGCATGGTGCTGGCCGTGCCCTGCTCGCACATGACCGGCCTCATCGGCGTGATGCAGACGGCGCTGGCCTTCGGGGCTGGGCTCATCCTGATGGCGCAGTTCAAGGCCCGCGCCTTCCTGGAACTGGCGGAGCGCGAGCGCATGAGCGCGGTCATCATGGTCCCCGCCATGTACAATCTGTGCCTCATCGACCCCGAGTTCGACCGCTTCGACCTTTCAGCCTGGCGCATCGGCGCCTTCGGCGGCGCGCCCATGCCGGAGCCCAATGCGCGGCGGCTGAAGGAGAAATGCCCGCGCCTTGATCTCTTCAACGTCTATGGCGCCACAGAGACCTCGTCCCCCGTCGCGATCCTGCCGCGCGATGCGCCCATCGAGCGGCTCGATTGCGTGGGCAAGCTCATGCCCTGCATCGATCTGCGGGTGATGGACGAGGACGGGCGGGAAGTGCCCCCCGGAATGGCGGGCGAATTGTGGATCGCGGGCGCCTCCGTGGTGCCCGGCTACTGGAAGAACCCGGAAGCCAACGCCACCGCCTTCACGGGGGGCTATTGGCGCTCGGGCGATGTGGGCTCCATGGATGCGGACGGCTATCTGAAGGTCTTCGACCGCAAGAAGGACATGATCAACCGCGCCGGCTACAAGGTCTATTCGGCCGAGGTGGAAAGTGTGCTCATCGACTTCCCGGGCATCACGGAGGCCGCCGTCGTGGGCTTTCCCGATCCGGTGCTGGGCGAGCGGGTGGCCGCCTTCGTGGTGGGCGGCCGGGCCGACGAGGAGGATCTGCGCCGGCACTGCGCCCGGTGCCTGTCCGACTACAAGGTGCCCGACCGCATCGTCCTCATGGAAGAGGGCCTGCCGCGCAATCCCAATGGCAAGGTGCTGAAAGCGCGCCTGCGCGAGGAAGCCGCCGCCTTCGTGCGGCGGTGATGTCCGGCGGGCGGCTCAGGGCTGCTTGGCGCGGGCGCGCGGGGGCTTGGCGGGAGCGTTCTCCCTGCCCTCTTGCGGGGCCGCCGCGGCTTCGGCCTTCGCCTTGGCGCCGGCCCGGGCCTTCCGCGCCGGCTTGCCCGTCTCCTGGGGCGCTGCGGCCGGGACCGGGCTTTCCTCCACGCGCGCCATGGGCTGCGGGGCGGCGGCCGCCGCGCCGTTTCCGGCAATGCCACGGGTGAGGATGTCCATCATTTCGGCGGCCACCTCGGCGCTGGTCTTCGGTCCCTTGGGGTTGAACCAGCGCGCCGGCCAGTTGAGCGCGCCCGCCAGCGTGAAGGCGATGAGGCGCGGGTCGCCCGGCGCGATGGAGCCGTCGGCGATGCCCTCCGCCACCAAGGCGCGCATGGCAAGGTCGATCTGCCCCTTCAGTTCCCGGAAGGTCTTGGCGCTCTCGGGGGAGAGCACCTCGTCGCCGGTGCGGATCACGCAGCGGCCGAAATCGTCCATGTTGATCTCGGCATAGCGGCGCAGGAACGCCTGGAGCCGGGCCAACCCGTTGCCGGAGGCGGCGCGCGAGCGCTCGGCGGCCTCCAGCACCTGGTCGAGGCCGAACTTCACGCACTCCAGCAGCACCTGATCCTTGTTGCCGAGATAATGGTAGATGGTGGGCTTGGTCACACCCAGAACCGCGGCCACGTCATCCAGCGAGGTGGCATGGAAGCCGCGCTCGTTGAACAGGCGCGTCGCCGCCCGCATCACCGCGAACCGCTTCTCCTCGCGGTCCCGCTGCCGCTGCGCGGATGTCCGGAATGGGGTCGCCACGTCGCCCACGTCTCGTTCCTTTCTTCAGCCCTGATGCCTAGTTGACATCATACCTGCTCGACTTCAATATACCCATCAGTAAATAATATCCAAATAGGTAGAAACGATGGGCCGCCCCGCCACCGGCGCGCGGCCGGAACAAGGGTGGCCTGGGCGGCTCAAGCCGGCGGGCCGGGAGCGGGAGCGCACATGCTGGTGAAAGACATGGGGGCCATCGTCACGGGTGGCGCATCGGGCCTCGGCGGGGCCACGGCCGCGCGGCTGGCGGCCGGCGGGGCGAAGGTGGTCATCTTCGACCGCAACGAGGAACTGGCCGCCGCCCACGCCAAGGCCATTGGCGGCCATTCCGTGGTGGTGGATGTGACCGACGAGGCGGACGTCTCCGCCGCCCTCGACCAGGCCGAGGGCCTCATCGGCAAGGCGCGGATCCTCGTCAATTGCGCCGGCATCGGCCCGCCCGCCAAGGTCATCGACCGCCACGGCAAGGTGCTGCCGCTGGCTGAGTTCAAGAAGATCATCGACATCAATCTCATCGGCACCTTCAACGTGCTCGCCCAGTTTGCCGGCCGCCTGCACACGGCAGAGCCGGTGGGCGAGGAGCGCGGCGTCATCATCAACACTGCCTCGGTGGCGGCCTTCGATGGCCAGATCGGCCAGGCCGCCTATTCGGCCTCCAAGAACGGCATCGTGGGCATGACCTTGCCGCTGGCGCGCGAGTTTGCCCGCTACGGCATTCGGGTGGCCACCATCGCGCCCGGCATCTTCATGACGCCCATGCTTTCCGTGCTGCCGCCGGAGGCGCAGGCCTCGCTGGGCGCCCAGGTGCCGTTCCCGAGCCGCCTCGGCGATCCCGACGAATATGCCCGCCTGGTGGAGAGCATCGTCACCATTCCCATGCTGAACGGCGAGGTCATTCGCCTGGACGGCGCCATCCGGATGGCCCCCAAATGAGCACCATTTCCGCCGAAGAGGCCAATGCCATCGCCGATCGCGTGGAGCGCTTCGTGCGCGACATCGTGGTGCCCTATGAAAAGGACCCGCGCCGCGATCATCATGATTGCCCCACCGACGAACTGATCGCCGAACTGCGCGAGAAGGCGCGGGCGGCGGGGGTGCTCACCCCCCACATCCTACCCGACGGCCGGCACCTCAGCCACCGCCAGACGGCGCAGGTGCTGCGCCGCTCCGGCCTGTCCCCGCTTGGCCCGCTCGCCTGCAACACGGCGGCGCCCGACGAGGGCAACATGTATCTCCTCGGCAAGGTGGGCAGCCCAGCGCTGAAGGAGCGCTTCCTCGCCCCGCTGGTGGCGGGCACCGCCCGCTCGGCCTTCTTCATGACCGAGCCGGCCAGCGAGCAGGGCGCGGGCTCCGACCCCTCCATGATGATCACCACCTGCCGGCAGGACGGCAATCACTGGATCATCGACGGCCGCAAGGCGTTTGCCACCGGCGCGCCGGGGGCGGCCATCGGCATTGTCATGGCCAAGTCGCAGGATGGCGCCTGCATGTTCCTGGTGGACCTGCCGGACCCCGCCATCCGCATCGACCGCATCCCCAACACCATCGACAGTTCCATGCCCGGCGGCCATGCGGTGCTGACCATCGAAGGCCTGCGGGTGCCGGCGGACCAGATGCTGGGCCAGTCCGGCGAGGGCTTCACCTATGCCCAGGTGCGCCTGGCCCCCGCCCGCCTCACCCATTGCATGCGCTGGCTCGGCGCCTGCACCCGGGCGCATGAGATCGCCACCGACTATGCCAATCGCCGCAAGGCCTTCGGCAAGGTGTTGATCGACCATGAGGGCGTCGGCTTCATGCTGGCGGAGAACCTCATCGACCTGAAGCAGGCCGAACTGATGATCGACTGGTGCGCCGATGTGCTCGACACCGGCTCGCAGGCCATCAACGAAAGCTCCATGGCCAAGGTGGCGGTGAGCGAGGCGCTGATGCGCGTCGCCGACCGCTGCGTGCAGGTGATGGGCGGCACGGGGGTGACCTCCGACACCATCGTGGAGCAGGTGTTCCGCGAGGTGCGGGCCTTCCGCATCTATGACGGTCCCACCGAGGTGCACAAATGGTCGCTGGCCAAGAAGATCCGCCGCGACTGGAAGAAGACCCAGCCGGAAGAGGCCCATTCATGAGCCTGTCCGCTCCCGCCGCTGCTTCGGCTGCCCTGGGCGAGGCGGCCAATGCCGGCACGTCCGAAGTGCGCGCCGGCTTGCGCTTCGACGAGGCGCGCCTTGCCGCCTGGATGGCCGGGACGGTGGAGGGCTTTGCCGGCCCTCTGCGTGTCTCCCAGTTCAAGGGCGGCCAGTCCAACCCCACCTATCGGCTGGACACGCCCGCGCGCTCTTACGTGCTCCGTCGCAAGCCGCCGGGCGACGTGCTGCCCGGCGCCCATGCGGTGGACCGCGAGGCGCGGGTGCAGACGGCGCTGGGCGCGGTGGGCTTTCCCGTCGCCCGCATCCATGGCCTGTGCACCGATCCGGACGTGATCGGCTCGGACTTCTATGTGATGGACCTGGTGGAGGGGCGCATCTTCTGGGACGCCACCTTCCCGGACGTGCCCCACGCGGATCGCCCGCTCTATTTCCAGGCCATGAACGAGACCATCGCCGCCCTTCACCGCCTTGATCCGGCGGCGCTGGGGCTCGCCGATTATGGCAAGCCCGGCAATTATTTCGCCCGCCAGATCGCCCGCTGGTCGCGGCAATACCAGGCCGACGAACTGGCCGGGCGTGATCCGCGCATGGACGCGCTGGTGGAGGCCCTGCCGGGGCTCATTCCGCCCGGCGACGAGACGACCATCGTCCATGGCGATTTCCGCTGCGACAACATGATCTTCCACCCCACCGAGCCGCGCGTTCTGGCGGTGCTCGACTGGGAATTGTCGACGCTGGGCCATCCGCTCGCGGACTTTGCCTATCACGCCCTCATGTACCGCATGCCGCCCAACATCGTGGCGGGGCTCGCGGGGGCGGATCTGGCCGCGCTGAACATTCCACCCGAGGCGGACTATGTGGCCGCCTATTGCCGGGCCACCGGGCGGGACGGCATCCCCAACTGGGATTTCTACCTCGCCTTCAACCTCTTCCGCATGGCCGCCATCTTCCACGGCATCAAGGGCCGGGCCCTGCGCGGCACCGCCTCCTCGCCCCATGCGCGGGAGCGGGCGGAGAGCTTCACCGTGCTGGCGGCCCTCGCCCATGACGCCCTGGAGGCCTGCCGATGACCCCGCCGCTTCTTGTCGCGATCGAGGGGGCGGTGGCCACCTTGACGCTCAACCGCCCGGCCGCCGGCAACACCATCGACCTGCCGCTCGCCCGCGCGCTGCTGGACGCGGCCATCCAGTGCGACCAGGATCCGGCCATCCGCTGCGTGGTGCTCACGGGCACCGGCAAGCTGTTCTGCGGCGGCGGCGACCTTGCCGGCTTCGCGGCGGCGGGGGAGGGGATTTCCGGTTATCTCAGCCTGCTGGCCGGCACGCTGCACATGGCGGTCTCCCGCCTCATGCGGATGGAAAAGCCCTTGCTGGTCAAGGTGAACGGCCCGGCCGCCGGCGCCGGCCTCAGCCTCGCCATCTCCGGCGACGTGGTGCTGGCCGCCCGCTCGGCCCATTTCTCGGCGGCCTATGGGGCGGTGGGGTTGACGCCCGATGGCGGCATGTCCTTTCTGCTGCCGCGCCTCGTGGGGCTCAGGAAGGCGCAGGAGGTCATCCTCACCGGCCGGCGCATCGGCGCGGAGGAGGCCGAGCGCATCGGCCTGATCACCCGCATGGTGGAGGATGCCGAGTTGGATGCGGCCGTCCAGGCCCAGGCCGAGGCGCTGGCGGGGGCGGCCACCGGGGCGGTGGGCGCCGCGCGGGCGCTCCTGGCGGACAGCTATGGCGCGGGGCTGGAGGCCCAGCTTGAGCGGGAGGCGCGCGCCATCGCCGCCGCCGGCGGCTCGGCCGATTGCAAGGAAGGCGTCGCCGCGTTTCTGGAGCGGCGCAAACCACACTTTTCGGGGAAGGAACGCTGAGATGGCCGAGGCCTATATCGTGGACGCCGTCCGCACCGCCGGGGGGCGGCGCAACGGCAAGCTCGCCGGCTGGCATCCCGCCGACATGGGCGGGGCGGTGCTCGACGCGCTGGTGGCGCGCACCGGCATCGCGCCGGACGCGGTGGAGGACGTGATCGTCGGCTGCGTCACCCAAGGCGGCGAGCAGTCCTTCGCCTTCGGCCGCAACGTGGTGCTCGCCTCCTCTTTGCCGGAGAGTGTGCCGGCGGTGACCATTGACCGCCAGTGCGGCAGCTCCCAGCAGGCGGTGCAGTTCGCCGCCCAGGCGGTCATGTCCGGCACCCAGGACGTGGTGATCGCGGCGGGCGCCGAGAGCATGACCCGCGTGCCCATGTTCGCCTCCGTCTCTCTGTTCGAGAAGGCGGGTGTCGGCACCGGACCTCTCTCTGAAAAGATCCGCGCCCGCTATGGGGTGTCGAGCTTCAGCCAGTTCGAGGGCGCCGAGATGATCGCCCGCAAATATGGCTTCGACCGTGAGACGCTGGACCGCTTCGCCCTGGAAAGCCACCGCCGCGCGGCGCAGGCGACGCAGGCCGGCGCCTTCGTGAAGGAGATCGTGCCGCTCGCCGTGGAGGGCGGCCTCCACACCACCGACGAAGGCATCCGCTATGATGCGACGCTGGAGGGCATCGGCTCGGTCAAGCTGCTGAAGGAGGACGGCGTCCTCTCTGCCGGCAATGCCAGCCAGATGTGCGACGGCGCCTCCGCCGCCCTGGTGGTGAGCGAGCGGGCGCTTAAAGCCCACAACCTCACCCCCATCGCCCGCATCGTGACGCTCGCGGTGACCGCCGGCGACCCTGTCATCATGCTGGAAGAGCCCATCACTGCCACCCGCAAGGCGCTGGCCAAGGCGGGCATGACCCTTGATGACATCGACCTTTACGAGGTGAACGAGGCCTTCGCGCCCATTCCGCTGGCCTGGATGGAGGCGCTGGGTGCCGATCCCGAAAAGCTCAATGTGAATGGCGGCGCCATCGCGCTCGGCCATCCCTTGGGCGCCTCCGGCACCAAGCTGCTGGCCACCCTGGTCCAGGCGCTGAAAGCCCGTGGCAAGCGCTATGGCTTGCAGACCATGTGCGAAGGCGGCGGCATCGCCAATGTCACCATCGTGGAGGCGCTGTGATGGCTCTTTCGACGCGCTTCACGCAGATGACGGGCGTGCGCCATCCGGTCATGCAGGGCGGCATGATGTGGGTGGGACGGGCGGAACTGGCGGCCGCCGTCTCCAATGCGGGCGGGCTCGGCATCCTCACCGCCTTGACCCAGCCCACCCCGGATGATCTGCGTCGCGAGATCGACCGCTGCCGGACCATGACCGAGAAGCCCTTCGGCGTGAACCTCACCATCCTGCCCTCGGTCTCCCCGCCGCCTTATGCGGAATATCGGCGCGCCATCATCGAGAGCGGCATCAAGATCGTGGAGACCGCCGGCCACAAGCCGCAGGAGCATGTGGAGGAGTTCAAGTCCCACGGCATCCTGGTCATCCACAAATGCACCGCCGTCCGCCATGCCCTCTCGGCCCAGCGCATGGGCGTGGATATCCTCTCCATCGACGGCTTCGAGTGCGCGGGCCATCCGGGCGAGGATGACATTCCCGGCCTCATCCTCATCCCGGCGGCGGCGGACAAGGTGTCCATCCCCATCATCGCCAGCGGCGGCTTCGCTGATGGGCGGGGGCTCGTGGCGGCGCTGGCGCTGGGGGCCGAGGGCATCAATATGGGCACGCGCTTCTGCGCCACCGTGGAAGCGCCCATCCATGACAAGGTGAAGGAATTCCTGGTGGCCAATGACGAACGGGCCACCAATCTCATCTTCCGCCGCTTCCACAATACCGGGCGGGTGGCGAAGACGTCCGTGTCCGACGAGGTGGTGGCGCGC
This genomic interval from Aquabacter sp. L1I39 contains the following:
- a CDS encoding class I adenylate-forming enzyme family protein encodes the protein MIRREVHFGRVVPAFVDRPRNVHAFFRDRVAQAPDALALVDGDRRFTYGELDARAERLADGLVARGVRRGERVATLIGNRAEVVEVSLACARLGAIHVPLDIRQRRPEIAYAVAQSGAMALLFDVAHAGELPDLSETPELAFRVAVGGAHEAGVPYDALFEAPPREPGPDVEEEDPFCILYTSGTTGRPKGAVLTNLGVVHSCLHYRHAVGIAGTDRMVLAVPCSHMTGLIGVMQTALAFGAGLILMAQFKARAFLELAERERMSAVIMVPAMYNLCLIDPEFDRFDLSAWRIGAFGGAPMPEPNARRLKEKCPRLDLFNVYGATETSSPVAILPRDAPIERLDCVGKLMPCIDLRVMDEDGREVPPGMAGELWIAGASVVPGYWKNPEANATAFTGGYWRSGDVGSMDADGYLKVFDRKKDMINRAGYKVYSAEVESVLIDFPGITEAAVVGFPDPVLGERVAAFVVGGRADEEDLRRHCARCLSDYKVPDRIVLMEEGLPRNPNGKVLKARLREEAAAFVRR
- a CDS encoding TetR/AcrR family transcriptional regulator gives rise to the protein MGDVATPFRTSAQRQRDREEKRFAVMRAATRLFNERGFHATSLDDVAAVLGVTKPTIYHYLGNKDQVLLECVKFGLDQVLEAAERSRAASGNGLARLQAFLRRYAEINMDDFGRCVIRTGDEVLSPESAKTFRELKGQIDLAMRALVAEGIADGSIAPGDPRLIAFTLAGALNWPARWFNPKGPKTSAEVAAEMMDILTRGIAGNGAAAAAPQPMARVEESPVPAAAPQETGKPARKARAGAKAKAEAAAAPQEGRENAPAKPPRARAKQP
- a CDS encoding SDR family NAD(P)-dependent oxidoreductase; translation: MLVKDMGAIVTGGASGLGGATAARLAAGGAKVVIFDRNEELAAAHAKAIGGHSVVVDVTDEADVSAALDQAEGLIGKARILVNCAGIGPPAKVIDRHGKVLPLAEFKKIIDINLIGTFNVLAQFAGRLHTAEPVGEERGVIINTASVAAFDGQIGQAAYSASKNGIVGMTLPLAREFARYGIRVATIAPGIFMTPMLSVLPPEAQASLGAQVPFPSRLGDPDEYARLVESIVTIPMLNGEVIRLDGAIRMAPK
- a CDS encoding acyl-CoA dehydrogenase family protein; this encodes MSTISAEEANAIADRVERFVRDIVVPYEKDPRRDHHDCPTDELIAELREKARAAGVLTPHILPDGRHLSHRQTAQVLRRSGLSPLGPLACNTAAPDEGNMYLLGKVGSPALKERFLAPLVAGTARSAFFMTEPASEQGAGSDPSMMITTCRQDGNHWIIDGRKAFATGAPGAAIGIVMAKSQDGACMFLVDLPDPAIRIDRIPNTIDSSMPGGHAVLTIEGLRVPADQMLGQSGEGFTYAQVRLAPARLTHCMRWLGACTRAHEIATDYANRRKAFGKVLIDHEGVGFMLAENLIDLKQAELMIDWCADVLDTGSQAINESSMAKVAVSEALMRVADRCVQVMGGTGVTSDTIVEQVFREVRAFRIYDGPTEVHKWSLAKKIRRDWKKTQPEEAHS
- a CDS encoding phosphotransferase encodes the protein MSLSAPAAASAALGEAANAGTSEVRAGLRFDEARLAAWMAGTVEGFAGPLRVSQFKGGQSNPTYRLDTPARSYVLRRKPPGDVLPGAHAVDREARVQTALGAVGFPVARIHGLCTDPDVIGSDFYVMDLVEGRIFWDATFPDVPHADRPLYFQAMNETIAALHRLDPAALGLADYGKPGNYFARQIARWSRQYQADELAGRDPRMDALVEALPGLIPPGDETTIVHGDFRCDNMIFHPTEPRVLAVLDWELSTLGHPLADFAYHALMYRMPPNIVAGLAGADLAALNIPPEADYVAAYCRATGRDGIPNWDFYLAFNLFRMAAIFHGIKGRALRGTASSPHARERAESFTVLAALAHDALEACR
- a CDS encoding enoyl-CoA hydratase/isomerase family protein produces the protein MTPPLLVAIEGAVATLTLNRPAAGNTIDLPLARALLDAAIQCDQDPAIRCVVLTGTGKLFCGGGDLAGFAAAGEGISGYLSLLAGTLHMAVSRLMRMEKPLLVKVNGPAAGAGLSLAISGDVVLAARSAHFSAAYGAVGLTPDGGMSFLLPRLVGLRKAQEVILTGRRIGAEEAERIGLITRMVEDAELDAAVQAQAEALAGAATGAVGAARALLADSYGAGLEAQLEREARAIAAAGGSADCKEGVAAFLERRKPHFSGKER
- a CDS encoding acetyl-CoA C-acetyltransferase; this translates as MAEAYIVDAVRTAGGRRNGKLAGWHPADMGGAVLDALVARTGIAPDAVEDVIVGCVTQGGEQSFAFGRNVVLASSLPESVPAVTIDRQCGSSQQAVQFAAQAVMSGTQDVVIAAGAESMTRVPMFASVSLFEKAGVGTGPLSEKIRARYGVSSFSQFEGAEMIARKYGFDRETLDRFALESHRRAAQATQAGAFVKEIVPLAVEGGLHTTDEGIRYDATLEGIGSVKLLKEDGVLSAGNASQMCDGASAALVVSERALKAHNLTPIARIVTLAVTAGDPVIMLEEPITATRKALAKAGMTLDDIDLYEVNEAFAPIPLAWMEALGADPEKLNVNGGAIALGHPLGASGTKLLATLVQALKARGKRYGLQTMCEGGGIANVTIVEAL
- a CDS encoding NAD(P)H-dependent flavin oxidoreductase, whose product is MALSTRFTQMTGVRHPVMQGGMMWVGRAELAAAVSNAGGLGILTALTQPTPDDLRREIDRCRTMTEKPFGVNLTILPSVSPPPYAEYRRAIIESGIKIVETAGHKPQEHVEEFKSHGILVIHKCTAVRHALSAQRMGVDILSIDGFECAGHPGEDDIPGLILIPAAADKVSIPIIASGGFADGRGLVAALALGAEGINMGTRFCATVEAPIHDKVKEFLVANDERATNLIFRRFHNTGRVAKTSVSDEVVARSLKPDATFEDIRPLVSGAKGRVALETGDLDAGLVWAGQVQGLIHDIPTCAELVGRIVAEAEAIIDSRLAGLVRTGVREQAA